In Ciconia boyciana chromosome 16, ASM3463844v1, whole genome shotgun sequence, one genomic interval encodes:
- the RELA gene encoding transcription factor p65, giving the protein MEDEAGGAAPFVEILEQPKPRGMRFRYKCEGRSAGSIPGEHSTDTTKTHPTIRVNNYRGPGRVRVSLVTKEPPPRPHPHELVGKDCRDGYYEAELPPERNVHSFQNLGIQCVKKRELEAAVAERIRTNNNPFNVPAEQRGGEYDLSAVRLCFQVWVRGPGGLRPLPPVLSQPVYDNRAPSTAELRICRVNRNSGSCRGGDEIFLLCDKVQKEDIEVRFSAEGWEAKGSFAQADVHRQVAIVFRTPPYREPALRQPVTVHMQLQRPSDRERSEPMDFRYLPHHGDLQCIEEKRKRTRETFRSFVQRSPLPALPPGLPFSFGGPGGLLGAPAPEPEPLAEALLQLQFEEGPPGGGQRAGEPPLDLGALLGTPFLPSRYHQCRRRPALVGPPLTPSFWGAPA; this is encoded by the exons ATGGAGGACG AGGCGGGGGGGGCCGCCCCCTTCGTGGAGATCCTGGAGCAGCCGAAGCCGCGGGGGATGCGCTTCCGCTACAAGTGCGAGGGGCGCTCGGCCGGCAGCATCCCCGGCGAGCACAGCACCGACACCACCAAGACCCACCCCACCATCCGC GTGAACAACTACCGGGGCCCCGGGCGGGTGCGGGTGTCGCTGGTGACGAaggagccccccccccgcccccacccccacgAGCTGGTGGGCAAGGACTGCCGGGATGGCTACTACGAGGCCGAGCTGCCCCCCGAGCGCAACGTCCAcag TTTCCAGAATTTAGGGATTCAGTGCGTGAAAAAACGGGAGCTGGAAGCGGCTGTGGCTGAGCGGATCCGCACCAATAACAACCCTTTCAATG TGCCGGCGGAGCAGCGCGGGGGCGAGTACGACCTGAGCGCGGTGCGGCTCTGCTTCCAGGTGTGGGTgcggggccccggggggctgcgcccCCTGCCCCCCGTCCTCTCCCAGCCCGTCTACGACAACC gagcccccagcacGGCCGAGCTGCGGATCTGCCGGGTGAACCGGAACTcggggagctgccggggggggGACGAGATCTTCCTGCTCTGCGACAAGGTCCAGAAAG AGGACATCGAGGTGCGTTTCTCGGCGGAGGGCTGGGAGGCGAAGGGCTCCTTCGCGCAGGCCGACGTTCACCGCCAGGTCGCCATCGTCTTCCGCACGCCGCCCTACCGGGAGCCGGCCTTGCGGCAGCCCGTCACCGTCCACATGCAGCTCCAGCGCCCCTCTGACCGCGAGCGCAGCGAGCCCATGGACTTCCGCTACCTGCCCCACCACG GGGACCTGCAGTGCATCGAGGAGAAGCGCAAGCGCACCCGCGAGACCTTCCGCTCCTTCGTCCAgcgcagccccctgcccg ctctgcccccaggcctccccttctcttttgggggcccgggggggcttTTGGGGGCCCCCGCCCCCGAACCGGAGCCCCTGGCCGaggccctgctgcagctgcagttcgAAGAGGGCCCCCCAGGaggggggcagcgggcgggggaGCCCCCTTTGGATTTAGGGGCACTCCTGGGGACCCCCTTTCTCCCCTCTCGATACCATCAATGCCGCCGACGTCCAGCGCTTGTTGGGCCCCCCCTGACCCCCAGCTTTTGGGGAGCCCCCGCCTGA
- the DRAP1 gene encoding dr1-associated corepressor — MPSKKKKYNARFPPARIKKIMQTDEEIGKVAAAVPVIISRALELFLESLLRKACHVTQSRNAKTMTTSHLKQCIELEQQFDFLKDLVAAVPDMQGEGEEPHGEGERGPRRGRRPGAGRKNGGPGAKGKDPKQSGTDSEQEEDSEDSDSDAEEETPQPPPPRTPLNFTTPGVPFAPLGPPALPGGLPGGLPPAPGPPRAPEEEEDEDYDS; from the exons ATGCCGagcaagaagaagaaatacaacGCGCGGTTCCCGCCG GCGCGGATCAAGAAGATCATGCAGACGGATGAGGAGATCGGGAAGGTGGCGGCCGCCGTCCCCGTCATCATCT CCCGGGCGCTGGAGCTTTTCCTGGAGTCGCTGTTGCGGAAGGCCTGTCACGTGACCCAGTCCCGTAACGCCAAGACCATGACCACCTCCCACCT GAAGCAGTGCATCGAGCTGGAGCAGCAATTCGACTTCTTGAAGGATCTGGTGGCGGCGGTGCCCGACATGCAGGGGGAGGGCGAGGAGCCCCACGGCGAGGGCGAGCGGGGACCCCGAAG GGGTCGTCGCCCAGGTGCCGGCCGGAAGAATGGGGGTCCCGGGGCGAAGGGGAAGGACCCCAAACAGTCTGGGACGGACTCGGAACaggag gAGGACTCTGAGGACAGTGACAGCGACGCGGAGGAAGAGAcgccgcagccccccccaccccgaacCCCCCTCAACTTCACCAC ccccggggtgcCCTTCGCGCCGCTGGGACCCCCTGCGCTCCCGGGGGGGCTCCCGGGggggctccccccagcccctggccccccccgtgcccctgaggaggaggaggatgaagacTACGACTCCTag
- the LOC140660162 gene encoding solute carrier family 22 member 6-A-like, producing the protein MPFGAVLAEVGGLGRFQVLQTALLAVPILLMASHNLLQNFTAAVPPHRCRIPGVTPGPGATPSVPSATPGPPGATPDGTSAASDGTLRPSNTILRSPDGTLGSPDGNLGSPDGTHVAGATHVTFDGTPGSPDGTHVQPDATLWSSNGTLGPAGATLGWSNGTLGPPDATLGSCRRYVASSPANGSTGPRPTEPCHDGWDYDRSIYVATIVTEWDLVCSYRQLRQMAQSIYMAGVLVGALVLGGLSDRFGRKAMLMWSYLQLGVMGTCTAFAPNYASYCVFRFAGGMALSGFGLSIACLVVEWIPTPYRAITVAITGFAYTLGQILLAGVAYTVPHWRWLQLTVSLPFFVFLLYSWWLAESARWLVLSGKAERAVKVLQRVARINKRKEEGEKITVEILRSNMKEELAGLKSSYTISDLVRTPVIRHIFFCLSIVWFSISFSYYGLAMDLQNFGVSIYLIQVIFGAVDFPAKVVVTISLSYIGRRVSLMVALFLAGLVIIANIFVSTELQTVRTALAVIGKGCLSASFNCVFLYTTELYPTPIRQTGLGFGSTMARVGGIVAPLVKMMDEYYPFLPPAVYGVAPVVAAVAAGFLPETLNTPLPDTIEEVESRAKRKKTDDPKEKIPLQPQDKAPQKEA; encoded by the exons ATGCCATTTGGGGCAGTGCTGGCGGAGGTTGGGGGGCTGGGACGCTTCCAGGTGCTGCAGACGGCGCTGCTGGCAGTGCCCATCCTGCTCATGGCCAGCCACAACCTGCTGCAGAACTTCACCGCCGCTGTCCCCCCCCACCGCTGCCGCATCCCCGGTGTCACCCCCGGTCCCGGTGCCACCCCaagtgtccccagtgccaccccagGGCCACCCGGAGCCACCCCTGATGGCACCTCAGCGGCCTCTGATGGCACCTTGAGGCCCTCCAACACCATCCTGAGGTCTCCTGATGGCACTTTGGGGTCCCCTGATGGCAACCTGGGGTCCCCCGATGGCACCCACGTCGCTGGTGCCACCCATGTCACATTTGATGGCACACCGGGGTCTCCCGATGGCACTCATGTCCAGCCTGATGCCACCTTGTGGTCCTCCAATGGCACCCTGGGGCCTGCTGGTGCTACCCTGGGGTGGTCCAATGGCACCCTGGGGCCACCCGATGCCACCCTGGGGTCCTGTCGGCGCTACGTGGCCTCGTCCCCTGCCAACGGCAGCACCGGTCCCCGTCCCACCGAGCCCTGCCACGATGGCTGGGACTACGACCGCAGCATCTACGTGGCCACCATCGTCACCgag TGGGACCTCGTCTGCAGCTACCGGCAGCTCCGGCAGATGGCCCAGTCCATCTACATGGCTGGGGTCCTGGTAGGCGCCCTGGTCCTGGGGGGCCTCTCGGACAG GTTTGGGCGCAAGGCCATGTTGATGTGGTCCTACCTGCagctgggggtgatggggacatgcACGGCCTTTGCCCCCAACTACGCATCCTACTGCGTCTTCCGCTTTGCCGGTGGCATGGCCCTCTCCGGCTTCGGCCTCAGCATCGCCTGCCTGG TGGTCGAGTGGATCCCCACACCCTACCGTGCCATCACCGTGGCCATCACCGGCTTCGCCTACACCCTGGGCCAGATCCTGCTGGCTGGTGTGGCCTACACTGTCCCCCACTGGCGCTGGCTCCAGCTCACCGTCTCCCTGCCCTTCTTCGTCTTCCTCCTCTACTCCTG GTGGTTAGCTGAGTCTGCCCGTTGGCTGGTGCTCTCGGGGAAGGCCGAGAGGGCCGTGAAGGTCTTGCAGCGAGTGGCCAGGATTAacaagagaaaggaggaaggggagaagatCACGGTGGAG ATCCTGAGGTCCAACATGAAGGAGGAGCTGGCTGGTCTGAAGTCCTCCTACACCATCTCCGACCTGGTCCGGACCCCAGTCATCCGCCACAtcttcttctgcctctccaTCGTctg gTTCTCCATCAGTTTCTCCTACTATGGGCTGGCCATGGATCTGCAAAACTTTGGTGTCAGCATTTACCTCATCCAGGTGATTTTCGGTGCCGTTGACTTCCCAGCCAAAGTGGTGGTGACCATCTCCCTGAGCTACATTGGCCGGCGGGTGTCACTCATGGTGGCCCTCTTCTTGGCGGGACTGGTCATCATTGCCAACATCTTTGTCTCCACAG AGCTGCAGACGGTGCGCACGGCGCTGGCCGTCATCGGCAAGGGTTGCCTCTCCGCCTCCTTCAACTGCGTCTTCCTCTACACCACCGAGCTCTACCCCACTCCCATCAG GCAGACTGGGCTGGGCTTTGGCAGCACCATGGCCCGAGTGGGTGGCATCGTGGCGCCGCTGGTGAAGATGATGGATGAGTACTACCCCTTCTTGCCCCCTGCGGTCTATGGGGTGGCCCCCGTGGTGGCAGCCGTGGCGGCCGGCTTCCTCCCAGAGACCCTCAACACGCCACTGCCCGACACCATCGAGGAGGTGGAGAGCAG GGCCAAACGGAAGAAGACGGATGACCCCAAAGAGAAGatccccctccagccccaggacAAGGCCCCACAGAAGGAGGCCTGA
- the LOC140660288 gene encoding solute carrier family 22 member 6-A-like has translation MAFASLLEHVGGMGRFQVASVLLLALPVLMMASHNLLQNFTAATSDHRCRLRWEANATGLDPQDLLRVSVPHSEQCRRFVTPQWWLLEANGSAPNSSWPETEPCRDGWTYDRSVFTSTIITEWDLVCSSRGLKQLAQSLYMAGVLVGGIVFGGLSDRFGRRSLLTWCYLQMGTMGTCSSFAPTFTVYCIFRFLTGMAFSGIVLNSVSLSLEWMPTRTRALVGTFMGYCYTTGQFLLAGIAYAIPDWRWLQLTVSLPFFCFFLYSWWLTESARWLVMVGKSHQALKELQKVARMNGKKEEGDKLDIEALRSYMQKEMASSRSHHTVVDLVRTPVVRRISCCLCFVWFSTSFAYYGLAMDLQNFDFNIYVIQLVFGAVDIPAKLVSICTITFVGRRFTQSVALILAGLAILANILVPRDLRTLRTALAVFGKGCLAASFNCVFLYTGELYPTVIRQTGMGLANTMARLGSITAPLVKMAGDVFPTLPFIIYGAAPVVSGLVAIFLPETRDTALPETVEDVEGRTQPQKDEAKHLQVPLQSTQPSGTTGPC, from the exons ATGGCTTTTGCCAGCCTCCTGGAGCACGTGGGGGGCATGGGACGGTTCCAGGTGGCCTCAGTGCTCCTCCTGGCCTTGCCCGTCCTCATGATGGCCAGTCACAACCTTCTGCAGAACTTCACAGCCGCCACCAGCGACCATCGCTGCCGGCTTCGTTGGGAGGCCAATGCCACTGGCCTCGACCCCCAGGACCTGCTGAGGGTCTCAGTTCCCCACAGTGAGCAGTGCCGGCGCTTCGTGACACCACAGTGGTGGCTCTTGGAGGCCAATGGCTCAGCTCCCAACAGCAGCTGGCCAGAGACAGAGCCCTGCCGTGATGGCTGGACCTACGACCGCAGTGTCTTCACCAGCACCATCATCACTGAG TGGGACCTGGTGTGCAGCTCCCGGGGTCTGAAGCAGTTGGCCCAGTCGCTCTACATGGCCGGCGTCTTAGTGGGTGGCATTGTCTTCGGGGGTCTCTCGGACAG GTTCGGCCGCCGGTCACTGCTCACCTGGTGCTACCTTCAGATGGGCACCATGGGGACATGCTCCTCCTTCGCCCCCACTTTCACCGTCTACTGCATCTTCCGCTTCCTCACAGGCATGGCCTTCTCCGGCATCGTCCTCAACAGCGTCTCCCTCT CTTTGGAGTGGATGCCCACTCGCACCCGGGCGCTCGTGGGGACCTTCATGGGTTACTGCTACACCACCGGGCAGTTCCTGCTTGCTGGGATCGCCTATGCCATCCCTGATTGGCGCTGGCTGCAGCTCACCGTGTCACTGcccttcttctgcttcttcctctaCTCAtg GTGGTTAACAGAGTCAGCTCGCTGGCTGGTCATGGTGGGGAAGTCCCACCAAGCCCTGAAGGAGCTCCAGAAAGTGGCCAGGATgaatgggaagaaagaggaaggggacaAGCTCGATATAGAA GCCTTGAGGTCCTACATGCAGAAGGAGATGGCTTCATCGAGGAGTCACCACACGGTGGTTGACCTGGTCCGGACACCCGTCGTGCGCCGCATCTCTTGTTGCCTCTGCTTTGTGTG GTTCTCCACCAGCTTCGCCTACTACGGGCTGGCCATGGACCTGCAAAACTTTGACTTCAACATCTACGTGATCCAGCTTGTCTTTGGGGCTGTGGACATCCCAGCCAAGCTGGTCTCCATCTGCACCATCACCTTTGTGGGGCGACGCTTCACCCAGTCCGTTGCCCTCATCCTGGCTGGCTTGGCCATCTTGGCCAACATCTTGGTGCCACGag ACCTGCGGACGCTCCGTACTGCCCTGGCCGTCTTCGGGAAGGGTTGCTTGGCCGCGTCCTTCAACTGCGTCTTTCTCTACACGGGTGAGCTCTACCCCACCGTTATTCG GCAGACAGGCATGGGGTTGGCCAATACCATGGCCCGCCTGGGCAGCATCACAGCCCCCTTGGTGAAGATGGCAGGTGATGTCTTCCCCACGTTGCCCTTCATCATCTATGGGGCAGCTCCTGTGGTGTCGGGGCTGGTGGCCATCTTCCTGCCAGAGACTCGGGACACGGCACTGCCTGAGACCGTGGAGGACGTGGAGGGCAG GACCCAGCCCCAGAAGGATGAAGCCAAACATCTCCAGGTGCCACTTCAGTCCACCCAGCCCAGTGGCACCACAGGGCCCTGCTAG
- the LOC140660218 gene encoding solute carrier family 22 member 6-like, with the protein MTFVELLARLGGMGRFQVTYVTALAIPLLMLASHNLLQNFTAGVPEHHCRPWPTANDSAGDVPLLVSIPSDGHHRPQSCRRYVEPQWHLLEVNGTVNGTANGAATEPCRDGWIYHDGVFTHTIVTEWDLVCESKKLRQVAQSIYMAGILLGSGLFGVLSDKFGRRALLTWCYLQLGVTGAGTAAAPTFVVYCLCRFLAGLAMAGVSLNSVSLCMEWIPTEARAVVGTINGYCYTLGQFVLAAVAFGLPHWRWLQLVVSLPFFLFFLYSWLFVESARWQVISGRPDLALKGLRKVARINGRKEEGDKLSEEVLRALVHREPPLPGGTLATLVRTPGMRMVSCGVSFVWFSTAFAYYGLAMDLQGFGVDIYLSQLVFGAVDIPAKLASVLVISCVGRRVAQGGSLALAGICILANIVVPMDLQMLRMAFAVIGKGSLAASFNCAYIFSGELFPTVIRQTGMGLGGTMARVGSMVAPLVRMAADVTPVLPLIIYGAAPIISAIATCFLPETRNMPLPETVKDVERR; encoded by the exons ATGACCTTCGTGGAGCTGCTAGCCCGCCTGGGTGGGATGGGCCGCTTCCAGGTGACCTACGTGACTGCCCTGGCCATTCCGCTGCTCATGCTGGCCAGCCACAACCTTCTGCAGAACTTCACTGCTGGTGTCCCCGAGCACCACTGCCGGCCTTGGCCCACGGCCAATGACAGCGCTGGGGATGTCCCACTCCTCGTCTCCATCCCCTCTGATGGCCACCACCGTCCCCAGAGCTGCCGTCGCTACGTGGAACCCCAGTGGCACCTCTTGGAAGTCAATGGCACAGTCAACGGCACGGCCAATGGGGCGGCCACTGAGCCTTGCCGTGATGGCTGGATCTACCACGATGGCGTCTTCACTCACACCATCGTTACCGAG TGGGACCTGGTGTGTGAGTCCAAGAAGTTGAGGCAGGTGGCCCAATCCATCTACATGGCCGGGATCCTCCTGGGCTCTGGCCTCTTCGGGGTCCTCTCTGACAA GTTTGGGCGCCGAGCGCTGCTGACCTGGTGCTACCTGCAGCTGGGGGTGACGGGGGCCGGCACCGCAGCTGCCCCCACCTTCGTCGTCTATTGTCTCTGCCGCTTCCTGGCGGGCCTGGCCATGGCCGGAGTCTCCCTCAACTCCGTCTCCCTCT GCATGGAGTGGATCCCGACAGAAGCGCGCGCCGTGGTGGGCACCATCAATGGCTACTGCTACACCTTGGGGCAGTTTGTGCTGGCGGCCGTGGCCTTCGGCCTCCCTCACTGGCGCTGGCTCCAGCTTGTTgtctccctccccttcttcctcttcttcctctactCCTG gcTGTTTGTGGAGTCAGCCCGGTGGCAGGTGATTTCGGGGAGACCTGACCTGGCCCTGAAGGGGCTCCGCAAAGTCGCACGCATcaatgggaggaaggaggagggggacaaACTCAGCGAGGAG GTGCTGCGGGCACTGGTGCACCGGGAGCCACCACTGCCAGGGGGGACCCTGGCCACCCTGGTCCGCACCCCCGGGATGAGGATGGTCTCCTGCGGTGTCTCCTTTGTCTG GTTCTCCACCGCATTTGCCTACTATGGGCTGGCCATGGATCTGCAGGGCTTTGGGGTGGACATCTACCTGAGCCAGCTGGTCTTCGGGGCTGTGGACATCCCGGCCAAGCTGGCCTCGGTGCTGGTCATCAGCTGCGTGGGGCGGCGGGTGGCCCAGGGTGGCTCCTTGGCGCTTGCCGGCATCTGCATCCTCGCCAACATTGTTGTGCCAATGG ACCTGCAGATGCTGCGCATGGCCTTTGCGGTGATTGGGAAGGGCTCATTGGCCGCCTCCTTCAACTGTGCCTACATCTTCTCCGGAGAGCTCTTCCCCACCGTCATCAG GCAGACGGGGATGGGCCTGGGGGGCACCATGGCCCGTGTGGGGAGCATGGTGGCCCCGCTGGTGCGTATGGCAGCTGATGTGACCCCAGTGCTGCCCCTCATCATCTATGGGGCCGCCCCCATCATCTCGGCCATCGCCACCTGCTTCCTGCCCGAGACCCGCAACATGCCCCTGCCTGAGACCGTCAAAGACGTCGAGAGACGGTGA